The Oncorhynchus mykiss isolate Arlee chromosome 17, USDA_OmykA_1.1, whole genome shotgun sequence genomic interval ggtgccacagtGAAAGatactaagctcttcagtaaggccattctactgccaatgtttgtctatggggattgcatggctgtatgctcaattttatacatctgtcagcaactggtgtggatgaagcagaatccactcatttgaaggggtgtccacatacttttgtatctaTAGTGTATCTATGTATCTATAGTGTATCTATAGTGTAGCTGAGCAGGAGGGGCGTGTTTGTGTTCTGTATTGATTCGGTTAGGCCAGACTCATGCTGATCACACAGGCGCTGCTGTGTGATGGAGGAACGTGTGTTTGTGCGAGAGATAGTGTATAGCGGTGCCCCACCGCCTTCGCCAAACTGCAGGCCTGCTCGGGGGAGTTGAGGATCTCATAGTAGAAGACAGAAAAGTTGAGAGCGAGCCCCAGCCTGATGGGGTGTGTCGGCTGCATGTCCTTCTTGCTGATGTCAAATGCCTCCTGGTAGGCCTGCTGGGAGTTCTCCACTGTggctgtgacagagagggagaagaggtccAATTAATTAACGGCATCATGCTTTTGTTGAAGTGAATTCATGTTTCATTTCACAGCCCATCTCCTGTATAATggagagcgttgagccagtaaacgaaaggttgttagatcgaatccccgagctgacaaggtaaaaatctgtcgttctgtccctgaacaagggacACCCACCgtaattgtaaatatgaatttgttctcaAATGACTTGCttagttgaataaaggttaaataaaataaataaatgtactaTGAGGACATCAAATTGGAGGTTTTGCTTATTTCCATGAAAATCAGAGGCTGAAGAAAAGTGGCTGATTAACAAATATGGGTGACTCAGAAGCTTCCCCATTGAACAGAGATGATCAACTTACTCTTCTTTGATTCTCCAGACGCCACCTCAGACAGATATCTGTAGTAGTCCCCTTTCATTTTAAGGTAGAACACCTTGCTTTCTGCCTGAGTCGCATTGGCGATGAGGTAATTGTCGAGGAGTGCCTAAAACAGAAAAAAATAGGGGTTGGTTGGGTGTCAGTCAACTCAAGTCCGCCCTTTCAACACAGGACCAAACAAAAGATTAATCCAAAATATATTATGCTTTGTAACCTGTCTTTGGCCTCAAATCCATTCCAACTCACAATCAGAATGCCTAATGAAAAATGCCTGTTGAGTATAGGGCATTCCCAAATTGCCTGGACTCTAAATGAACCGGACTATAAATTAACTTAAATAAAGCCCCAGTGTTACACCCATCCCCATAACATCACGGGACACTTCATTTAAGAGAGAGGGGGGCCCATATGGAGTAGCAAGCGGCCGCGCTCTCTCACCAGCACGTCCTTGCAGATGTCCTGCAGCTCGGCCTCAATCTTCTCGCGGTACTCGCGTGCCATCTGCTGCTTCTTCTCGTTGCCCTCGGTCTTCTGCTCGATGCTGGAGATGACGCGCCAGGAGGAGCGGCGCGCCCCCACCACGTTCTTGTAGGCCACCGACAGCAGGTTGCGCTCCTCGTTGGAGAGCTCGCCGCCCTGCTCCGTCACCGCCTTCATGGCCGCCGCCATGTCGTCATAGCGCTCGGCCTGCTCGGCCAGCTTAGCCTTCTGTACCAGGTCGTTCTTGTCCATGTCGAGGCTGCGAAAGGGCACAGAGTTGTGGTCATAGTCAAAAGCAAGCAACATTGAAAATTGAGAAAACACTGGGGTCATCGTCAATTCGGTCAATTGACAATTAAATAAACTTGAATAAACTTGCCTTTCAATGCTTtttaatttcagtttacttcccgATTGAATTAAAATGAAATTGACATCAACCCCGGAACAACTCTGGACATGCTATCGGGTTGTCTATATATCAGACATGAGGCCCTCCCCTAACAGAGTATGTACTAATATTTGGCCTAATTACTGATTATTCAATAGGCTATGTATTAAAACAGATTAATACAATCAGAACATTATATGTCAACATGAAAAACCTTTCAGATACCACTCAGGAGTGAGTAGTTCTGATTTCATAGTTCTGcagttttcactattattctacaatgtagaaaatagtaaaaatataagaaaaacccttgaatgtgttctaaaacttttgaccgggaGTATACATGACCAAATTACATGTTTTTGCTCATCCATTTAACACACATCCATGTACTTTCACAAAAAAAGGCACATTATATAACTTTGTATTGAGACATCGTGTGTTGTCAAATATAAGATTATTTTTAAGGAGGAAAGCCTCCACTGCTGGTCCTCGAGTGACATAGTGCAAATGTGACGAAGTAGAGAATTCGAAATGCATATAAAACCTTGTATAATTAAGTGTACACATCTACGTAATTTCCGGTATACTCATTATAGTGATGAACATTTCCATACTACGCCTATCATATAGCCTGTGTTTTGGTCTGAGTGACTCCAAGATGCTCCTTTCATATTATTAATTTACTAAGTGTTGCCTGCTCTTCGATTCACAATATAACTACAATTAGTGTAGGTCTAATAAATACTTGAAGTTTAGGCTACACTAAAGTTCCATATGCAATAGGTTATAGCAAGGAGGACACCATATGTATGGTGTGAATGCGTGCAACGTTCAACCTATAGTAGGCTAGGCTATATCAACACCATTTTTGGATACGATACGCTAGCCAAGCTAAAAACACATCCGTGACAATGAAGACAGCTCTATTGTTAGGCTATAGGCTAAGGCCAGTCAGTCAATAGCTTGTGTTGCAGGAAAGCATGATCAGATTGTGTGTCTTTTACTACATCGGCTTCTTCGTTTTTTAAGCCAGGTTTCACCTCAGTGAATTCTTGGAGTAGCTGCGCCCTCTACTGGACACTTGGTGAACCTAGCCTGACCAGCCAATTTACCAGGGCCTAAAATAAACACCCCGCTACCTGCCAAATGTGGGTAGATTTTGGCGTTGGCGGGTTAaatgtctatttcaccagccacgttggcgggtggtcagggctccacagtgcGAGTATTTCACTCGCATTTGTGAATAGAAATAGTCAAGTATGATCAATCACACTTGTctgcagtagctgttttcaaaatATTTCTGCcgttttgtttcatagctggtaAATTAATTGCACAAAGTCAAAAAACTACAAATCCTATATAGCCTATTCCACCTCGCTCTGCAACACTGCCTGGCTAGGGGCTGTGCGCACGTGAAGAACAGTGAaagattcatttattttttagaaGTGCTGCACACAGGCATAAAAGTAGGTCTAAAACAAACATCTACTGAAGTgagactttgtccttgtgtttcttggctatttacattgttttgttcacatgctaggttgtttttctatgtttgagcTTTAAATGCTAGGGAAGAAAAGACAACGCTTCTTCTACTAGTCAGACAATCTCACAGGCACAAACATGACTTGAGTCGCACTACAACGGTAACCTCACCCATTTATTGTCTAGTCTGTGATATTTTGGTTAAAGAACACATCacaaaaaatgaaaaacaataaCCCACATTGCTTCTTACAAAGCATGCTCAT includes:
- the LOC110493854 gene encoding 14-3-3 protein beta/alpha-1-like; this encodes MDKNDLVQKAKLAEQAERYDDMAAAMKAVTEQGGELSNEERNLLSVAYKNVVGARRSSWRVISSIEQKTEGNEKKQQMAREYREKIEAELQDICKDVLALLDNYLIANATQAESKVFYLKMKGDYYRYLSEVASGESKKTTVENSQQAYQEAFDISKKDMQPTHPIRLGLALNFSVFYYEILNSPEQACSLAKAAFDEAIAELDTLNEDSYKDSTLIMQLLRDNLTLWTSENQGDEGDAGEGEN